One window from the genome of Cottoperca gobio chromosome 15, fCotGob3.1, whole genome shotgun sequence encodes:
- the dis3 gene encoding exosome complex exonuclease RRP44 translates to MLKSKIFVKKTRAGGVMKIVREHYLRDDIWCGSEVCAECKQESAELQRDACIESNLCTYPHYVIPDTNVVLHQIDVLEDPVIRNVIILQTVLQEVRHRSAPVYKRLKDIIHEKEKHFYTFTNEHHRETFIEREPGESANDRNDRAIRVAAKWYCQHLKTSESDADGLKVVLLTNDQGNKQKAEESGLLVYRCEEYIKSLIGNPELVDRLALSNDDKNEITSSKLLFPEHLPLSKIQAGIKSGSFLQGTFRASRDNYLEATVFIQGDGEESTEILLQGLQNLNRAVYQDVVAVQLLPRDQWVAPSSVVLQDEGAAKDDNEEEEDEEEKALRISAAEAARKPTGKVVGIIKRNWRPFCGMLNASHIKESTRHLFTPADRRIPRIRIETRQASTLAGQRIMVAIDGWPKHSRYPNGHFVRSLGSAGEKDTEQEVLLLEHDVPHQAFSQAVLSFLPEMPWAITPEEMARREDLRSLTVCSVDPPGCTDIDDALHCRELDNGNVEVGVHIADVTHFLRPGNALDKEAANRGTTVYLCGKRIDMVPELLSSNLCSLRSNVERLAFSCIWEMNHKAEILKTRFTKSVINSKASLTYAEAQMRIDDTTMKDDTTNSLRALNKLAKILKRYRIEKGALTLSSLEVRFHMDSETHDPIDLQTKELMETNSMVEEFMLLANISVAQKIYDEFPDCAMLRKHPAPPLSNYDILLKAAKSKDVEIHTDSAKALADSLDMARVEGFPYFNTLLRILATRCMMQAVYFCSGMDTDFHHYGLASPIYTHFTSPIRRYADIIVHRLLAVAIGADKTYPDLMDKQKQSALSNNLNYRHKMSQYAQRASVAFHTQLFFKSRGILNEEGFVLFVRKNAIIVLIPKFGLEGTVFFDTKDKAAPHLVFDEDGPTLKVEQHTFSIFDRVKVTISLDASNIQHQKIRMSLIEPVIAGVSVPAPEVEPLAKKPKLDR, encoded by the exons ATGTTGAAATCTAAAATCTTTGTAAAGAAGACCCGGGCGGGTGGGGTGATGAAGATAGTGCGTGAGCATTATCTGAGAGATGATATTTGGTGCGGAAGCGAAGTTTGCGCTGAATGCAAACAGGAGTCCgcggagctgcagagagacgcGTGCATTGAGAGCAACCTGTGCACTTATCCACATTATGTGATCCCTGACACGAATGTGGTGCTGCATCAG ATTGACGTGTTGGAAGATCCTGTGATTCGTAATGTGATAATCCTTCAGACTGTGCTGCAGGAGGTACGCCACCGCAGTGCACCAGTCTATAAACGTCTGAAGGACATCATAcatgagaaagagaaacactTCTACACCTTTACCAACGAACACCACAG AGAGACATTCATTGAACGTGAACCGGGGGAGAGCGCCAATGACCGAAACGACCGTGCAATTCGTGTGGCGGCAAAGTGGTACTGCCAGCACCTGAAGACGTCAGAGTCCGACGCAGACGGACTAAAGGTGGTTCTCCTCACCAATGATCAAGGGAACAAGCAGAAGGCAGAGGAGAGCGGCCTGCTGGTGTACAGAT GTGAAGAGTACATCAAGAGTCTGATAGGGAACCCTGAGCTTGTGGATCGTCTGGCTTTGTCCAATGATGACAAg aATGAGATCACGAGCAGTAAGCTGTTATTCCCAGAGCACCTCCCTCTGTCCAAGATCCAAGCAGGAATTAAGAGTGGCTCTTTCCTCCAGGGCACCTTTAGGGCCAGCAGGGACAACTATCTGGAAGCCACAGTCTTTATCCAGGGAGATGGGGAAGAAagcacagag ATTCTCCTCCAGGGTCTTCAGAACCTCAACAGAGCAGTGTACCAGGATGTGGTTGCGGTGCAGCTGTTGCCGCGCGATCAGTGGGTGGCGCCTTCCTCAGTCGTGCTGCAGGATGAAGGCGCAGCAAAGGACgataatgaggaggaggaggatgaggaggagaaagcG TTGAGGATATCGGCAGCTGAAGCAGCAAGGAAGCCCACAGGAAAAGTAGTGGGAATCATCAAAAGGAACTGGAGGCCATTCTGCGGCATGCTCAATGCCTCCCACATTAAAGAG TCAACCCGCCATCTTTTCACCCCGGCAGACCGCCGCATCCCGCGCATTCGCATTGAAACACGTCAGGCATCCACACTGGCAGGCCAGAGGATCATGGTGGCCATCGATGGCTGGCCCAAACACTCCAGATATCCAAAT GGTCACTTTGTGCGCAGTCTGGGAAGTGCAGGTGAGAAAGACACGGAGCAggaggtgctgctgctggagcatGACGTCCCCCACCAGGCCTTCTCTCAGGCTGTGCTCAGTTTCCTTCCCGAAATGCCGTGGGCCATCACACCAGAG GAAATGGCGAGGAGAGAGGACCTGAGGAGTCTGACGGTGTGCAGTGTGGATCCTCCTGGATGCACAGACATAGATGATGCTCTGCACTGTAGAGAGCTGGACAATGGAAACGTTGAG GTGGGCGTCCACATTGCTGATGTCACTCACTTCCTCAGACCTGGCAACGCTTTAGACAAAGAAGCTGCGAACCGGGGCACGACTGTGTACTTGTGTGGCAAA AGGATCGATATGGTTCCTGAACTGCTCAGCTCCAATCTTTGTTCTCTACGCTCCAATGTGGAAAG gcTGGCTTTCTCGTGTATCTGGGAGATGAACCACAAGGCTGAAATTCTTAAGACCCGGTTCACAAAAAGTGTCATTAACTCCAAG GCCTCTTTGACGTATGCTGAGGCCCAAATGAGGATTGATGACACCACCATGAAGGATGATACCACCAACAGCCTGAGAGCTCTCAACAAACTAGCCAAAATCCTCAAGAGATACAGGATAGAGAAAGG GGCGCTGACACTGTCATCCTTAGAGGTCCGATTCCACATGGACAGCGAAACCCACGACCCCATTGACCTCCAGACCAAAGAACTCAT GGAGACAAACTCCATGGTCGAGGAGTTCATGTTGCTGGCCAACATTTCAGTTGCCCAGAAGATCTACGATGAATTTCCAGACTGTGCCATGCTCAGGAAACATCCGGCACCGCCTCTATCTAACTACGACATCCTGCTCAAGGCTGCAAAGTCCAAA GATGTGGAGATCCACACCGATTCGGCCAAGGCTCTGGCTGACTCCCTTGACATGGCCAGAGTGGAAGGCTTCCCGTACTTCAACACGCTTCTGCGCATCTTGGCCACTCGCTGCATGATGCAGGCTGTCTATTTTTGCTCCGGCATGGACACCGATTTCCACCACTACGGCCTTGCCTCGCCCATTTATACACACTTCACGTCGCCGATTAGGAG GTACGCAGATATTATAGTGCATCGCCTGCTGGCAGTGGCCATAGGCGCAGACAAGACCTACCCAGATTTGATGGATAAACAAAAGCAGTCCGCCCTCTCCAACAACCTCaactacagacacaaaatgTCTCAGTATGCACAGAGGGCATCTGTGGCCTTCCACACACAG TTGTTCTTCAAGAGCCGAGGCATACTGAACGAAGAGGGATTTGTTCTGTTTGTGAGGAAGAACGCAATCATCGTACTCATCCCAAAGTTTGGCCTGGAGGGAACGGTCTTCTTCGACACCAAAGACAAGGCGGCCCCACACCTTGTGTTTGATGAAgat gGCCCCACTCTGAAAGTAGAGCAGCACACCTTCAGCATATTTGACAGGGTGAAGGTCACCATCAGCCTGGACGCCTCGAACATTCAGCACCAGAAGATCCGCATGTCTCTGATCGAACCTGTG ATCGCTGGTGTGAGTGTTCCAGCCCCAGAAGTTGAACCACTGGCCAAGAAACCAAAACTGGACCGCTGA